In Nicotiana tabacum cultivar K326 chromosome 21, ASM71507v2, whole genome shotgun sequence, one DNA window encodes the following:
- the LOC142175549 gene encoding uncharacterized protein LOC142175549: MDLGGRANGLRIELLNQSNYKVWKTCMESYLVGEDLWEVVNGSNTSPPTDASENSNARKKWKQINAKAEFILKRSISHNLFDHIIRCKSAHEIWRTFDRLFNEKDEAQLQILENELANTTQGNLSIAEYFLKVKNLCCEISLLNPDEAISEARIRRIIIRGLKPEYIPFVTSIQGWVQQPSLEEFENLLSSQELLAKQMVGVSIK; the protein is encoded by the coding sequence ATGGATTTGGGTGGTCGTGCTAATGGACTGAGGATTGAGTTATTGAACCAGTCCAACTACAAGGTATGGAAGACTTGTATGGAGTCATACCTTGTTGGTGAGGATTTGTGGGAAGTTGTCAATGGGAGTAACACAAGTCCTCCTACTGACGCATCGGAAAATAGCAATGCACGTAAGAAGTGGAAGCAGATTAATGCTAAGGCGGAGTTTATCCTAAAGAGGTCCATCTCCCATAATTTATTTGATCATATTATAAGGTGTAAATCAGCACATGAAATATGGAGGACCTTCGATCGGCTGTTCAACGAGAAGGATGAAGCTCAGCTACAGATTTTGGAGAATGAGTTAGCTAACACCACTCAAGGTAATCTCTCGATCGCTGAGTATTTTTTGAAGGTTAAAAATCTATGTTGTGAAATTTCTCTATTGAATCCGGACGAGGCTATCTCTGAAGCACGAATAAGAAGAATTATTATTCGTGGCTTAAAGCCAGAATATATTCCCTTTGTTACATCGATTCAAGGATGGGTTCAACAACCATCTTTGGAAGAATTTGAGAATTTGCTATCGTCACAAGAGCTATTAGCCAAACAGATGGTTGGTGTATCCATCAAATAA
- the LOC107823253 gene encoding non-specific lipid transfer protein GPI-anchored 20-like, whose protein sequence is MAFHNSVLFLVMFLSCVVLAALPINAQFPTSPCTSTMLTSFTPCLSFLANSSGNGTTPSAGCCTALKTLMSNGTACLCVIATGGIPFQIPINPNATMSLPRACNMAAVPFQCKASSPPAAAPGPSGADAPSSSPTSAPSPSRSPKDVTDSQPMSPTLAPEAETVPTVTPTSPSVTNSGRRQNPVTPSAAPSLSYGFSPLFLLVAFGAIGFILY, encoded by the exons ATGGCTTTTCACAACTCTGTTTTATTTCTAGTTATGTTTCTTTCTTGCGTCGTCTTAGCAGCTCTACCTATTAATGCCCAATTTCCAACTTCCCCTTGCACGTCGACGATGTTGACAAGTTTCACTCCTTGTTTGAGTTTCTTGGCCAACAGCAGTGGCAATGGGACAACCCCATCTGCAGGATGTTGCACTGCACTTAAAACTTTGATGAGTAATGGCACTGCTTGTCTTTGTGTTATTGCAACTGGTGGCATTCCTTTTCAAATTCCAATCAATCCGAATGCAACTATGTCTCTTCCTCGTGCTTGTAATATGGCTGCTGTTCCATTCCAATGCAAAG CCTCAAGTCCACCTGCAGCGGCTCCAG GTCCTTCTGGTGCTGATGCTCCAAGTTCTTCACCAACATCTGCTCCCAGTCCATCTCGTAGTCCTAAAG ATGTGACTGATTCCCAACCAATGTCACCAACTTTGGCACCAGAAGCTGAGACAGTTCCTACTGTAACTCCTACATCTCCATCCGTGACGAATTCCGGCCGTCGTCAAAATCCTGTTACGCCATCAGCTGCCCCTTCTCTTAGCTATGGTTTTTCACCATTATTCCTCCTTGTTGCATTTGGTGCAAttggttttattttatattag
- the LOC107823251 gene encoding uncharacterized protein LOC107823251 yields MHRTDKAIGSISVTPNSVIRAELGYVLAYKYWGKGIVRKTVKMVTSVIFTELPNLERIEALVDVDNKGSQRVLEKAGFLKEGVLRKYMVLKGRSRDMVIFSFLATDSHLS; encoded by the coding sequence ATGCACCGGACTGATAAAGCAATTGGTTCCATTTCTGTTACACCCAATTCTGTTATCAGAGCTGAGCTTGGATATGTATTGGCTTATAAGTATTGGGGCAAAGGGATTGTTAGAAAAACAGTGAAAATGGTAACATCAGTCATATTTACTGAGTTGCCAAATCTTGAAAGGATTGAAGCTTTGGTGGATGTTGATAATAAAGGGTCCCAAAGGGTGTTGGAAAAAGCTGGTTTTTTAAAAGAGGGAGTTCTGAGGAAGTACATGGTGTTGAAAGGGAGATCAAGAGACATGGTAATATTCAGCTTTCTTGCAACTGATTCTCATCTATCGTAG
- the LOC107823252 gene encoding non-specific lipid transfer protein GPI-anchored 5, with protein sequence MAIQRNSMGLVFVALAMIWTGAAAQSNDDCTNVLVSMSPCLNYITGNSSSPSSGCCTQLGTVVKNNPECLCQVLNGGGSNLGLNINQTQALALPTACKVQTPSVSKCNAGSPNSSPAGTPSSPGTEASGRGSVPSSEGGSSDATLTKMIGLPFFFLLFISSYASTFTTA encoded by the exons ATGGCAATTCAAAGGAACTCAATGGGTCTTGTTTTCGTTGCGTTAGCGATGATCTGGACAGGAGCTGCAGCTCAATCAAACGATGACTGCACGAATGTGTTGGTTAGTATGTCGCCTTGCCTGAATTACATCACGGGGAACTCTTCATCGCCGTCCTCAGGATGCTGCACGCAGCTTGGCACGGTGGTTAAAAACAACCCCGAGTGCTTGTGCCAGGTCCTCAACGGTGGTGGTTCCAACCTCGGCCTCAACATTAACCAGACTCAAGCTCTGGCTCTTCCTACTGCTTGCAAAGTTCAGACTCCATCAGTCAGCAAATGCAATG CCGGCTCCCCGAATAGTTCTCCTGCTGGAACACCAAGTTCTCCTGGTACAGAAGCTTCAG GGCGTGGATCTGTACCATCATCAGAAGGCGGTTCCAGTGATGCAACTTTAACCAAGATGATtggtcttcctttcttcttccttctctTCATTAGTTCTTATGCTTCAACATTCACCACCGCCTAA